Proteins co-encoded in one Gracilimonas sediminicola genomic window:
- a CDS encoding TlpA family protein disulfide reductase, giving the protein MKTVTSSITLLLVSLCFSGDEILVDATADQIMAKVEEYKGEMPVLMNFWATWCAPCIEEFPYLMELNEKYEGDFKLIFVSGDFREARDEAEKFLKEQGVDFETYFKVGKDNEFITTISNDWTGALPFTIVYNKQGKVTASWEGKAELETFESELLNVINED; this is encoded by the coding sequence ATGAAGACTGTAACAAGCAGTATTACCCTGTTACTGGTGAGCCTGTGTTTTTCAGGTGATGAGATTCTTGTAGATGCTACGGCTGATCAGATTATGGCAAAGGTGGAGGAGTACAAAGGTGAGATGCCGGTTTTGATGAATTTCTGGGCAACGTGGTGTGCTCCCTGCATCGAAGAATTTCCCTACCTGATGGAGCTTAATGAGAAATATGAGGGAGATTTTAAACTGATTTTCGTATCCGGCGATTTCAGGGAAGCCCGCGATGAGGCTGAAAAATTCCTGAAGGAACAAGGCGTGGATTTTGAAACCTATTTTAAAGTCGGCAAAGACAATGAATTCATAACAACGATTTCTAACGATTGGACGGGTGCACTTCCTTTTACCATTGTGTATAATAAACAGGGAAAAGTAACGGCTTCTTGGGAAGGAAAAGCTGAACTGGAGACTTTTGAATCAGAACTACTTAATGTCATAAATGAGGACTAA
- a CDS encoding 7-carboxy-7-deazaguanine synthase QueE, with product MFKTENHTKLLTDDKDFLEVEYPVMEHFYTIQGEGAHTGRASYFIRTAGCDVNCWWCDVKDSWEEEGHPKLTVGELVDAAKESGAPFVVITGGEPLLHDLLPLTLGLKSAGLQVHIETSGSSPLSGQLDWITLSPKRFKKPTEEVFAYVDELKVVVLTNKDLKWAEENAEKCPAGTRLLLQPEWETPKSIDLIVDYVKENPEWGISLQTHKFLKVP from the coding sequence ATGTTTAAAACCGAAAATCATACCAAGTTGCTAACTGATGATAAAGACTTCCTGGAAGTGGAATATCCGGTGATGGAACATTTTTATACCATTCAGGGAGAAGGAGCCCACACGGGCCGAGCGTCATACTTTATTCGTACGGCAGGTTGTGATGTGAATTGCTGGTGGTGTGACGTTAAAGATAGCTGGGAAGAGGAAGGACACCCTAAGTTAACGGTTGGTGAGTTGGTAGATGCCGCTAAAGAAAGCGGAGCGCCATTTGTTGTGATTACCGGAGGAGAACCTCTTTTGCATGATTTATTACCGCTTACCCTTGGGTTGAAGTCGGCCGGATTGCAGGTTCATATTGAAACCAGTGGCTCATCCCCCTTATCCGGGCAGTTGGATTGGATCACCCTGTCTCCCAAACGCTTCAAAAAACCCACTGAAGAAGTATTTGCCTATGTGGATGAGTTAAAAGTGGTTGTACTTACCAATAAAGATCTCAAGTGGGCAGAAGAGAACGCTGAAAAATGCCCGGCAGGAACAAGGTTGCTGCTCCAGCCTGAGTGGGAAACTCCAAAATCCATAGATCTGATTGTGGACTATGTGAAGGAAAATCCGGAATGGGGTATCAGTCTTCAGACGCATAAATTTTTAAAAGTACCATAA
- the amrB gene encoding AmmeMemoRadiSam system protein B gives MDVQSLTQHQIQEHVKNAKHLNTNAEHVRMLFVPNNIGAHNFGELCTTYKTVVNQTFDTVVVIESYTGHLQKKLAMPSNKVFETRFGEVPVNDFLRNEFCDEEDDFFIADEGYSKEMSLYTQLPILQSCFSDFEVVSLQIGDYDPAIIRELAYTLDELLLNRNALIVYCCDVPASSPEELEKLRSLVVNNKESGLMHYLNSNEKTVKGARAFMSGILVARSWGYDVEFLDHIESATNICGYAKRTEPQMA, from the coding sequence ATGGATGTACAGAGCCTTACGCAGCATCAGATCCAGGAACACGTTAAAAATGCGAAGCACTTAAACACCAATGCCGAGCATGTTCGGATGCTTTTTGTCCCAAATAACATCGGTGCGCATAACTTCGGGGAACTTTGCACTACCTATAAAACCGTCGTTAATCAAACCTTCGATACGGTGGTTGTCATCGAATCTTATACCGGGCATTTGCAAAAAAAATTGGCCATGCCTTCCAACAAAGTGTTTGAAACCCGGTTTGGGGAAGTGCCTGTTAATGATTTTCTGAGAAATGAATTTTGTGATGAAGAGGACGACTTTTTTATCGCAGATGAAGGCTACAGCAAAGAAATGAGCCTGTACACCCAGCTTCCGATTTTGCAGTCTTGCTTCTCGGATTTCGAAGTGGTCAGCTTACAAATTGGCGATTATGATCCGGCGATCATCCGTGAACTCGCTTATACCCTGGATGAACTGCTGCTCAACCGAAACGCCCTTATCGTTTATTGTTGTGATGTCCCGGCCTCGAGCCCTGAAGAGCTTGAAAAACTGCGTTCATTGGTCGTTAACAACAAAGAATCAGGCTTGATGCATTACCTGAACAGTAATGAGAAGACCGTGAAAGGAGCCCGTGCATTTATGAGTGGAATCCTGGTGGCCCGCTCCTGGGGTTATGATGTTGAGTTTCTGGATCATATCGAATCTGCCACTAACATCTGTGGATATGCCAAGCGTACCGAACCTCAAATGGCCTGA
- a CDS encoding 6-pyruvoyl trahydropterin synthase family protein yields the protein MPTWTLHTEFKFDAAHFIEGYDGKCGRMHGHSYKVKMTAKSNKLNPSQYLETPDMVCDFKELKWAAKDSEKGGFDHGFLNELMPENTTAERIAEFIHKETKSRIPGEIELTVTVWETETSWVEYTDKDV from the coding sequence ATGCCAACCTGGACGCTACATACAGAATTTAAATTTGATGCTGCCCATTTTATTGAAGGATATGATGGGAAGTGCGGTAGAATGCATGGGCATTCTTACAAAGTGAAGATGACGGCTAAATCCAATAAGCTGAATCCTTCCCAATATTTGGAAACCCCGGATATGGTATGCGACTTCAAAGAACTGAAGTGGGCAGCCAAAGACTCAGAAAAGGGTGGGTTTGATCATGGTTTTTTAAATGAACTGATGCCCGAAAATACGACGGCAGAGCGGATTGCTGAATTCATCCACAAAGAAACCAAAAGCCGGATTCCCGGAGAAATTGAGTTAACAGTTACGGTTTGGGAAACAGAAACAAGCTGGGTAGAATACACCGATAAAGATGTTTAA
- a CDS encoding SDR family NAD(P)-dependent oxidoreductase, protein MSFSNQSVIITGGSKGIGLSIARVFARKTNHSLVLIARNEQELAEAKEECISEGASKVETLSLDITNEDKIGEIDFGKLNPGILINNAGSFLFKKLEDTSYEEFVSQFQVNAAGAFNLTKAVLPELKNKERGLIVNISSVGALKGLKDSGAYSMSKHALLGYTRSLRKELTGTNVAVTAINLGQTYSTSWHEVDIDPKKLIAPEDVGRLIVSLSELSMRSVVEEITMMPQGGEVAPM, encoded by the coding sequence ATGTCATTCAGCAACCAATCGGTAATAATAACAGGGGGCAGTAAAGGGATCGGCCTTTCTATTGCCAGGGTGTTTGCCCGAAAAACAAATCACTCCCTTGTCTTAATTGCCCGGAATGAACAAGAATTAGCCGAAGCCAAAGAGGAATGTATATCGGAAGGAGCTTCCAAGGTTGAAACTCTTTCCCTGGATATCACTAATGAGGACAAGATAGGGGAGATCGATTTTGGGAAGCTCAATCCGGGCATTTTGATTAACAATGCCGGTTCTTTCTTGTTTAAAAAATTGGAGGATACATCCTATGAAGAGTTTGTATCCCAGTTTCAAGTAAATGCAGCCGGTGCATTTAACCTCACAAAAGCTGTACTTCCTGAACTGAAGAACAAGGAAAGGGGATTAATTGTAAATATAAGCTCTGTGGGAGCTTTGAAGGGTTTAAAAGACAGTGGGGCATACTCTATGTCCAAACATGCCTTATTGGGCTACACACGCTCTCTCAGAAAAGAATTGACGGGCACAAATGTAGCTGTTACGGCCATTAATCTTGGTCAAACATACTCAACATCCTGGCATGAAGTAGATATCGATCCCAAAAAGCTTATTGCCCCTGAAGACGTTGGAAGGCTCATTGTATCTCTTTCAGAATTGAGCATGAGAAGCGTTGTCGAAGAAATTACTATGATGCCCCAGGGAGGAGAGGTGGCTCCGATGTAA
- the accC gene encoding acetyl-CoA carboxylase biotin carboxylase subunit, translating to MADIKKVLIANRGEIALRVIHTCKELGIQTVAVYSRPDAHSPHVLHADEAVFIGEAASSESYLVIDKIIDAVKQTGADAVHPGYGFLSENAGFAERCKKENIIFIGPEPKAIRLMGDKTEARELVTQAGIPTPPGLKSELKDIEEARSVADDIGYPILVKAAAGGGGKGMRIVHKKEEFEASIKAAKSEARNAFGDDRIYIEKYLEEPRHVEFQIMADTHGNVLHVYDRECSVQRRHQKVIEEAPCALLTDELRADMAEAAIGAAKAVDYVGAGTIEFLVDKHLNFYFLEMNTRLQVEHPVTEMITGVDLVALQILVAEGKELPIKQEDLAINGHAIECRIYAEDPTENFLPSTGLLKKHRVPTGSGIRVDAGVEEGQQITINYDPMISKLSVHGPNREIARKRMLRALDEYEIAGCRTTIPFCEFTLKHPAFIEAKYDTHFVQDHFKPENMQEDQPDKDVALAASLLKFKKQSQPESEALLENGTGESALWWKNRKGN from the coding sequence GCTCATTCGCCACATGTGCTTCACGCAGATGAAGCGGTATTTATCGGGGAAGCTGCTTCTTCAGAAAGTTACCTGGTGATTGATAAGATTATTGACGCTGTGAAGCAGACCGGTGCCGATGCAGTGCACCCCGGGTATGGGTTTTTGAGTGAAAACGCGGGTTTTGCCGAACGCTGTAAAAAAGAAAATATCATTTTTATAGGTCCTGAGCCCAAAGCTATCCGCCTGATGGGCGACAAAACCGAAGCCCGGGAATTGGTTACCCAAGCCGGAATTCCTACGCCTCCGGGACTTAAAAGTGAATTGAAAGACATTGAGGAAGCCCGAAGCGTAGCCGACGACATCGGCTACCCGATCCTGGTTAAAGCTGCCGCCGGTGGTGGTGGAAAAGGGATGCGCATCGTTCATAAGAAAGAAGAGTTTGAAGCGAGTATCAAAGCTGCAAAATCAGAAGCCCGAAATGCTTTTGGTGACGACCGTATCTACATAGAGAAATATCTCGAGGAACCTCGTCATGTTGAGTTCCAGATTATGGCCGACACTCACGGAAACGTGCTCCATGTGTACGATCGAGAATGCTCGGTTCAGCGTCGTCACCAAAAGGTAATAGAAGAAGCTCCATGTGCGCTATTGACTGATGAACTTAGGGCTGATATGGCCGAAGCTGCCATTGGCGCCGCCAAAGCCGTGGATTATGTGGGAGCCGGAACCATTGAATTCCTGGTAGATAAGCACCTCAATTTCTACTTTCTTGAAATGAATACGCGCCTTCAGGTAGAGCATCCGGTTACGGAAATGATTACAGGAGTAGATTTAGTTGCCCTTCAAATATTGGTAGCTGAAGGAAAAGAGCTTCCGATCAAACAGGAAGATTTAGCTATAAACGGGCATGCTATTGAGTGCAGGATTTACGCGGAAGATCCCACCGAAAACTTCCTGCCAAGTACCGGCCTTCTAAAGAAACACCGGGTACCTACCGGCTCAGGCATTCGCGTGGATGCCGGAGTGGAAGAGGGGCAGCAAATTACCATTAACTATGACCCTATGATTTCCAAGTTGAGTGTGCATGGACCGAACAGGGAAATTGCAAGGAAACGAATGCTCCGTGCGCTGGACGAATACGAGATTGCAGGATGCAGAACCACCATTCCGTTCTGTGAATTTACCCTTAAGCATCCGGCCTTTATTGAGGCAAAATATGATACGCATTTTGTGCAGGATCACTTTAAGCCGGAAAACATGCAGGAAGATCAACCTGATAAGGATGTAGCCCTTGCCGCATCATTATTGAAATTCAAAAAACAATCACAACCGGAGAGCGAAGCTTTGTTGGAGAACGGAACGGGAGAGTCGGCCCTTTGGTGGAAAAACAGAAAAGGAAACTAA
- the murQ gene encoding N-acetylmuramic acid 6-phosphate etherase — protein MNSTEEKKKLFKKLENLATEKRNSSTLEIDLASAGEIARLINAEDQKVALQVEKKLDVIADVIELVSDAFQMGGRLLYFGAGTSGRLGVLDAAECPPTFGTPPEQVEGFIAGGEAAMFVAQEGAEDSEEIGAEAVEEAKVAPPDVICGLAASGRTPYVHGAIKEAAKRGCKTILVTTVPAEQIDLEVDYLIDVPVGPEVIMGSTRMKSGTAQKMVLNMITTGAMIRQGKIYENVMVDLMLSNKKLEERAKRILMIFSEVDYETAEALLNDADGHVKTALLMALGNLNAEDAKKLLKQNDGFVRKALLGISEE, from the coding sequence TTGAATTCTACAGAAGAGAAGAAGAAGCTATTCAAGAAACTCGAAAACTTAGCTACAGAGAAGAGAAATTCGTCAACACTTGAAATTGACTTGGCTTCAGCCGGCGAAATTGCCCGATTGATAAATGCTGAAGACCAGAAAGTGGCCCTTCAGGTAGAAAAGAAGCTGGATGTAATTGCTGATGTCATAGAGTTGGTTAGCGATGCATTCCAGATGGGAGGCCGTTTACTTTACTTCGGGGCCGGTACCAGCGGAAGGCTGGGGGTTCTTGATGCAGCTGAATGTCCGCCTACTTTTGGCACACCTCCTGAGCAGGTCGAAGGGTTTATAGCCGGGGGAGAAGCCGCTATGTTTGTAGCCCAGGAAGGGGCGGAAGATTCAGAGGAAATCGGTGCTGAAGCGGTTGAAGAAGCCAAAGTTGCACCGCCTGATGTAATTTGTGGCCTTGCGGCAAGTGGCCGTACTCCCTATGTACACGGAGCCATTAAAGAAGCAGCCAAACGCGGATGTAAAACCATCTTGGTAACCACAGTGCCGGCCGAACAAATTGATCTGGAGGTAGATTACCTGATTGACGTACCGGTTGGTCCTGAAGTGATTATGGGAAGCACCCGCATGAAAAGCGGAACGGCTCAAAAGATGGTGCTTAATATGATTACAACCGGGGCGATGATCAGGCAGGGGAAAATTTATGAGAACGTGATGGTTGACCTTATGCTTTCCAACAAGAAATTGGAAGAGCGCGCCAAACGCATCTTAATGATTTTCTCGGAAGTTGATTATGAAACCGCTGAAGCGCTTTTGAATGATGCAGATGGGCATGTAAAAACAGCCTTGCTGATGGCATTGGGGAATCTAAATGCAGAGGATGCCAAAAAGTTGCTAAAACAAAACGACGGATTTGTTAGAAAAGCACTTTTAGGTATCAGTGAAGAATGA
- a CDS encoding energy transducer TonB — MIDKFRDIYYGELEHEHRFMLSLICAELLIICLLKFWPIPEGPPKEYVDTFTDEVIYVENSIITKQTSAPAAPPRPRVPVPVPNDEVIEEEIDFPDFEDLLSKYEADGEEGFSEAQGEGEFVGSPEQPAGLVRIVEPTVPDAAQRANIKARVKVTFLVGTKGQVEDYYISEIRVYDREGNYEVVNQIGYGIMEAVLQAAAKWRFTPAKDDGRPVKTYVENSFNIGF, encoded by the coding sequence TTGATCGACAAATTTCGCGACATCTATTATGGTGAGCTTGAGCATGAACACCGTTTCATGTTATCGCTGATATGTGCGGAATTACTGATTATTTGTCTGTTAAAGTTTTGGCCCATCCCGGAAGGTCCGCCTAAAGAATATGTAGACACCTTCACAGATGAAGTCATTTACGTGGAGAATTCGATCATCACTAAACAGACTTCAGCACCGGCTGCCCCTCCAAGACCCCGCGTTCCTGTTCCTGTTCCCAACGATGAAGTGATAGAGGAAGAAATTGATTTTCCTGACTTTGAAGATCTGCTCTCAAAATATGAAGCGGACGGGGAGGAGGGGTTTTCTGAAGCTCAGGGTGAAGGGGAGTTTGTGGGCAGCCCCGAACAGCCGGCCGGTTTGGTTCGGATAGTAGAACCTACCGTTCCGGATGCAGCCCAGAGAGCGAATATCAAAGCCCGTGTTAAGGTTACTTTTTTGGTAGGCACAAAAGGGCAGGTGGAAGACTATTATATCTCGGAAATTCGAGTGTATGATAGAGAAGGAAATTATGAAGTGGTAAACCAAATAGGGTATGGGATAATGGAAGCCGTACTGCAGGCGGCAGCCAAGTGGCGTTTTACGCCGGCTAAAGACGATGGAAGGCCTGTTAAAACCTATGTTGAAAATAGTTTTAATATTGGCTTCTAA
- a CDS encoding MGMT family protein — MSSDKASDFYERVYEVVARIPQGKVTSYGAIARYLGVESGARMVGYAMNNYRSYDLGYELPAHRVLNRLGQLTGRAHFEGDTMKERLQQEGVQFKEDYTVDIERHFWNPMELSEKA; from the coding sequence GTGAGCTCGGATAAAGCCTCTGACTTTTACGAACGTGTGTATGAAGTGGTAGCCCGGATACCTCAGGGCAAAGTGACTTCTTACGGAGCGATTGCCCGATATCTTGGGGTTGAGTCCGGAGCAAGGATGGTTGGTTATGCAATGAATAACTACCGGAGCTATGATTTGGGGTATGAATTACCGGCACATCGGGTATTAAACAGATTGGGTCAGCTTACCGGTCGTGCTCATTTTGAAGGCGATACCATGAAAGAGCGACTGCAACAGGAGGGCGTTCAGTTTAAAGAAGATTACACCGTTGATATCGAACGCCACTTTTGGAATCCCATGGAATTATCTGAGAAAGCATGA
- a CDS encoding 4'-phosphopantetheinyl transferase family protein — protein sequence MKRLETKHIDFWPDDVLLGEAEISASDSTNILNKEELEEYQGFASANRKAEYLAARHLFRYLLHSLNIAPDEVDLVKEEMGKPYAQHHNELIYVSFSHSPQKVYCALSLSKNIGLDVELADREINPAVVKRILNDEEQDALASEEPVKLWTVKEAAVKCLGTGLRTNLNDLTILKNQKNRFSVRFNNDKLFEICSFRVTNHQIALAYQSKHI from the coding sequence ATGAAAAGATTAGAGACGAAACACATCGATTTTTGGCCGGATGATGTACTGCTCGGGGAAGCTGAAATTAGCGCTTCGGATTCCACAAACATCCTTAATAAGGAAGAGTTGGAAGAGTATCAGGGGTTTGCGAGTGCGAACAGGAAAGCTGAATATCTGGCGGCTCGTCACCTGTTCAGATATTTGCTTCATAGTTTAAACATTGCACCGGACGAAGTTGACCTGGTAAAAGAAGAAATGGGGAAGCCGTATGCTCAACATCACAATGAGCTTATCTATGTGAGCTTTTCACATTCACCTCAAAAAGTGTACTGTGCTCTTTCGCTCTCAAAAAATATTGGCCTGGATGTTGAACTTGCAGATCGGGAAATTAATCCGGCAGTAGTAAAAAGAATATTGAACGATGAAGAGCAGGATGCATTGGCCTCTGAAGAACCGGTGAAATTATGGACCGTAAAAGAAGCTGCTGTTAAATGCCTGGGTACCGGGTTGAGAACCAACCTGAACGACCTCACTATATTAAAGAATCAAAAAAACCGCTTTTCTGTAAGATTTAACAATGATAAATTATTTGAAATTTGTAGTTTCAGGGTAACAAATCATCAGATAGCATTAGCTTATCAAAGCAAACATATTTGA
- a CDS encoding thioredoxin family protein, translated as MKKLMKFVAGFSAVLVLTAFAQTQSTNSLEIGDKAPQINQEVEDTSGRTLTLAGVAGDKGLLVVFSCNTCPWVAKWEDRYNGLAELAEANDIGMIALNPNERIRNRGESMEDMKKRAQKQDYEFPYALDENHVIADAFGATRTPEVFLFDENLTLVYHGAIDDNADDANAVEATYAADAINQLISGNEISTKETRSLGCTIKRTK; from the coding sequence ATGAAAAAATTGATGAAATTTGTTGCGGGATTTTCGGCCGTGTTGGTTTTAACCGCCTTTGCTCAAACTCAATCAACCAATAGCCTCGAAATTGGTGATAAAGCCCCTCAGATAAATCAGGAAGTGGAAGATACTTCGGGAAGAACACTGACATTGGCCGGTGTAGCCGGAGATAAGGGGCTTCTTGTGGTGTTTTCTTGTAATACCTGTCCATGGGTAGCTAAATGGGAAGACCGGTATAATGGACTGGCCGAACTTGCTGAGGCTAACGATATTGGGATGATCGCTCTGAACCCAAACGAGCGTATCCGAAACCGGGGAGAATCGATGGAAGACATGAAAAAACGCGCTCAGAAGCAGGATTATGAATTTCCGTATGCACTGGATGAGAATCACGTGATTGCCGATGCCTTTGGGGCAACACGCACACCTGAGGTCTTTCTTTTTGATGAGAATTTAACGCTGGTATATCATGGGGCTATAGATGATAATGCTGATGATGCCAATGCAGTGGAGGCAACGTACGCCGCAGATGCTATTAATCAGCTTATAAGCGGAAATGAAATCAGTACAAAGGAAACCCGCTCGCTTGGATGTACCATAAAGCGAACCAAGTAA
- a CDS encoding lysophospholipid acyltransferase family protein — MMRRLFSIWVFSYFTLLFLVFFIIILAVFILTFPFDKYRKAPNFTLSLMARCMMKASPAWKMEFEGTEKYNRSEPTIFVSNHQSFLDMAFIYHLPWKMKWVSKKSLTYIPVMGWLVWLTGHLTINRSSKTALKKLDNLVEPLKDLIPVMIFPEGTRTMDGELKPFKNGPFLLAKEYDFKLQPMVIDGGFEAMPSGSKNLKPNVRFKLKVLDALDPSDFEDMRELKDHTRLLMQQQLTELKPT; from the coding sequence ATGATGAGACGGCTATTTAGCATTTGGGTATTCAGTTATTTTACGCTGCTGTTCCTTGTTTTCTTTATCATCATTCTGGCCGTTTTTATCCTCACATTTCCATTCGATAAATACAGGAAGGCCCCGAACTTCACGCTTTCGTTAATGGCCAGATGCATGATGAAAGCCAGTCCGGCCTGGAAAATGGAGTTTGAGGGAACCGAAAAATACAATCGGTCCGAGCCTACTATTTTTGTTTCCAACCACCAGAGCTTTCTGGATATGGCCTTTATCTATCATTTGCCCTGGAAAATGAAATGGGTTTCCAAAAAAAGCCTCACCTATATTCCGGTTATGGGCTGGCTGGTTTGGCTTACGGGACACCTCACGATAAACCGTTCCAGCAAAACCGCCCTTAAGAAACTTGATAATTTGGTTGAGCCACTGAAAGACCTGATACCGGTGATGATATTTCCGGAAGGAACCCGCACAATGGATGGGGAACTTAAACCGTTCAAGAATGGGCCGTTTCTTCTTGCCAAAGAATATGATTTTAAGTTACAGCCCATGGTAATTGATGGTGGTTTTGAGGCTATGCCATCCGGTTCAAAGAATTTAAAACCAAATGTTCGGTTTAAGCTCAAAGTGCTGGATGCCCTTGATCCTTCTGATTTTGAAGATATGAGGGAACTAAAAGACCACACCAGATTGCTTATGCAACAACAGTTAACAGAACTCAAACCCACTTGA
- a CDS encoding Rossmann-like and DUF2520 domain-containing protein, which translates to MKKPRITIIGLGSVGTALLNVLTKSGYEVISVFNRSEIDPELIRNFPDTYFSKGLPNNENKLGELTFLTVSDDAIDSVATQLSERCTDLEDKSVVHCSGVHASKILSPFSKKGASIASFHPMKAITPKTSSFENTWFDVEGDGAAIRWLEDLADSLNAHVFEVEPKAKPLLHASAVVASNYLVVLAELVTKISALGGVPEDTALKAITPLMENTLRNVKELGVTEALTGPIARGDLKTVKQHVESLKNAPELLSLYKTLGIEAVKIAVRKNGETDSLEEIRKLLS; encoded by the coding sequence ATGAAGAAACCCCGCATTACCATAATTGGACTGGGAAGCGTGGGAACAGCATTACTGAATGTGCTGACGAAATCAGGTTATGAGGTTATATCGGTTTTTAACCGTTCAGAAATAGACCCGGAATTAATAAGGAATTTTCCGGATACCTATTTCAGCAAGGGGCTTCCAAATAATGAAAATAAACTCGGGGAACTAACTTTTCTGACTGTTTCTGATGATGCGATTGACAGCGTGGCTACACAGTTATCTGAACGATGTACTGATTTGGAAGACAAAAGTGTGGTTCACTGCTCAGGCGTACATGCCTCTAAGATATTATCACCTTTTAGTAAGAAAGGGGCTTCCATCGCTTCATTTCACCCCATGAAAGCCATCACCCCAAAAACATCCTCTTTCGAAAACACGTGGTTTGATGTTGAAGGGGATGGGGCGGCTATTCGTTGGCTTGAGGATCTGGCAGATAGCCTGAATGCTCATGTTTTTGAGGTTGAACCGAAAGCAAAGCCGTTGCTTCATGCTTCGGCCGTGGTTGCTTCTAATTACCTGGTAGTGTTGGCTGAACTGGTAACAAAGATTTCTGCATTGGGAGGCGTACCGGAAGATACGGCCCTGAAAGCCATTACCCCGCTGATGGAAAACACCCTTCGGAATGTAAAAGAGCTGGGGGTAACCGAAGCTTTAACCGGCCCCATTGCGCGAGGGGATTTAAAAACGGTAAAACAGCACGTGGAGAGTTTGAAAAATGCCCCCGAACTGCTTTCTTTATATAAAACACTGGGAATTGAAGCCGTTAAAATTGCCGTGCGGAAAAACGGTGAAACAGATTCCCTGGAAGAAATAAGAAAGTTATTGTCGTGA